Below is a genomic region from Spirosoma radiotolerans.
CATGAAGCAATCCATAACAAGGCGTTTGACTCTGGCCCTATTCTTAATTAGCCTAACGTCAGGCTGGGCCCAAACGTCCCTCCAGAAAGCGAGCCCGACCAGTAAAACACTACCCGGCCCCGACGAACAATATGGAAAATTATTTGAAGCCGTTCAGTTAAAATCCGTATTCCCGGATTCCAAAACGTTTGCGGATTGTACCCCCAAATTTCCAGCCGCTACTATTTTAGCCAACTACGAAACCGCCCAGAAACGGAGTGATTTCAACCTGAACGCCTTTGTTCTGCAGCACTTTACGCTGCCCATCAAGCCCGCGTCGGGGTACACCAGTAAGGTGGGTCAGTCGGCTCAGCAGCACATCGTTGATTTATGGCCTGTACTTACCCGCCCTGCCACGGCTCATGCCAAGGCCGATGTGCTGGCTGGATCACTGATTCCCTTGCCCAATCCGTATGTTGTACCGGGCGGCCGTTTCGGCGAAATTTATTACTGGGATAGCTACTTCACGATGCAGGGCCTGAAAGCGTCCGGAAAAACGCTCCTGATTCGGAATATGGTCGATAATTTTGCCTACCTCATCCGAACGTTTGGCTTTATTCCCAACGGCAATCGAACCTATTTCCTGGGCCGGTCGCAGCCGCCGTTTTTCTCGCTCATGGTCAATCTGCTGACGGAAGTGCAGGGGCGTCGCATCCTGCTAAATTACCTGCCTCAGCTACAGCAAGAGTACGATTTCTGGATGGATGGCAAAGACCGGTTGACGACCCAGCAACCGACCCACCGGCGGGTAGTGCGCCTGGCCGAAAACGTTTATCTGAATCGGTATTATGATGACAAGCAAACCCCGCGCCCGGAATCGTATCGGGAAGACGTGCTGCTGGCCCGCCGGGCCAAAGATCCTCAATTGCTTTACCAGCACATTCGCGCCGGAGCCGAATCAGGCTGGGATTTCAGCAGCCGGTGGTTTCGGGATAGGAAAAATTTAAAAACCATTCATACAACGGACTTTATTCCGGTTGATTTAAATTCCCTGCTCGTCAATCTTGAACAGACGCTGGCCGACGGCTACCGCTTGAAAGGGGACCAGGTTCAGTCGAAAAGGTATTTAAAACTGGCCCAGCAACGGCGTGAAGCCCTTTTACGCTACTGCTGGGATGCGAAGCGGGCGTTCTTCTTTGATTATGATTTTGTTGCCAAAAAACCAGCTTCGGTTTATTCGCTGGCGGCTGTTTATCCACTTTTTGTCCGGATTGCTACAACTGGTCAGGCGGTGGCCGTGGCTCAAAAGCTGGAGCAGTCGTTCTTGAAACCCGGTGGCTTGACAACCACGCTGGTCCGTACGGGTGAGCAATGGGACGCGCCTAATGGCTGGGCTCCGTTGCAGTGGTTAGCCATTCAGGGCCTGCGCAATTACAACCAGCTCCCGCTGGCCAATAAGGTGAAAACGAATTGGGTAAACGAGAACCTGCGGGTGTACAAGGCCAGCGGAAAAATGGTCGAAAAATACGACGTGATCAGTACGGCCGGGGCAAAAGGGGGCGAGTACCCGAATCAGGACGGTTTCGGCTGGACAAACGGTGTCCTGCTGAAGTTACTGACCGAACGTTGAGGTGGCAACGGCTTCCTGAATAAAGCTAATCATGCTTCTTGCGCTCACCGA
It encodes:
- the treF gene encoding alpha,alpha-trehalase TreF — translated: MKQSITRRLTLALFLISLTSGWAQTSLQKASPTSKTLPGPDEQYGKLFEAVQLKSVFPDSKTFADCTPKFPAATILANYETAQKRSDFNLNAFVLQHFTLPIKPASGYTSKVGQSAQQHIVDLWPVLTRPATAHAKADVLAGSLIPLPNPYVVPGGRFGEIYYWDSYFTMQGLKASGKTLLIRNMVDNFAYLIRTFGFIPNGNRTYFLGRSQPPFFSLMVNLLTEVQGRRILLNYLPQLQQEYDFWMDGKDRLTTQQPTHRRVVRLAENVYLNRYYDDKQTPRPESYREDVLLARRAKDPQLLYQHIRAGAESGWDFSSRWFRDRKNLKTIHTTDFIPVDLNSLLVNLEQTLADGYRLKGDQVQSKRYLKLAQQRREALLRYCWDAKRAFFFDYDFVAKKPASVYSLAAVYPLFVRIATTGQAVAVAQKLEQSFLKPGGLTTTLVRTGEQWDAPNGWAPLQWLAIQGLRNYNQLPLANKVKTNWVNENLRVYKASGKMVEKYDVISTAGAKGGEYPNQDGFGWTNGVLLKLLTER